The proteins below are encoded in one region of Silene latifolia isolate original U9 population chromosome 2, ASM4854445v1, whole genome shotgun sequence:
- the LOC141629607 gene encoding protein IQ-DOMAIN 33 isoform X2: protein MGITGELVRSVFSKSRSISTHDTYRNNNVWEKKRWKTTVRAYLCGDKMLFSSVLAEEDTASVKSSEATVTQPVLGEVRSTDENEKSHTINSDLLDEDVAATIIQSTFRGFLVRRLRMKETEDLKNEFFEGLESPNRESLATSIDVQTGNSISVISTAEECPSVCTKVQQKTKLPSLFIQKEDWDDSTVDSNVSKMRIQNRLEAMTRRERALAYAFSQQLRMCPKKKQTIFDSTESSMGWTWLERWMATRQPKGLSMEDRISQQLNELTSSMKTKQFVQKKFLDLSFEGKESCGSNEVLVNPKPDDKDAYKSSGNRLKAPRNISKRKTVPTGYYQKEHAMVKKREGLRAGEMDRRQKIKQSEISDDVCHSSADHPATFQT from the exons ATGGGCATCACAGGAGAGCTAGTTCGAAGCGTCTTTTCCAAAAGCCGGTCCATTAGTACACATGACACTTAT AGGAATAATAACGTGTGGGAGAAGAAAAGATGGAAAACAACGGTAAGGGCATACCTGTGTGGGGATAAGATGCTGTTTAGTTCAGTGCTTGCAGAAGAAGATACAGCATCTGTAAAAAGTTCAGAGGCCACTGTCACTCAACCAGTGCTAGGAGAAGTCAGGTCGACCGATGAAAATGAAAAAAGTCATACTATCAACTCTGACTTACTTGATGAAGATGTTGCAGCAACTATCATCCAGTCAACATTTCGAGGCTTTTTG GTGAGGCGTCTAAGAATGAAGGAAACTGAAGATCTCAAGAATGAGTTTTTCGAGGGGTTAGAAAGTCCAAATAGGGAATCCCTGGCAACATCGATTGATGTTCAAACTGGGAATTCTATCAGTGTTATCTCAACCGCGGAAGAATGCCCTTCAGTTTGTACCAAAGTTCAGCAAAAAACCAAGCTCCCTTCTCTTTTCATCCAAAag GAAGATTGGGATGATAGCACAGTTGACAGCAATGTATCGAAAATGAGGATTCAAAACAGACTTGAAGCAATGACAAGGCGTGAGAGGGCTCTCGCATATGCTTTCTCCCAACAG TTAAGAATGTGTCCAAAGAAGAAACAAACAATATTTGACAGCACAGAATCAAGCATGGGTTGGACCTGGCTTGAACGATGGATGGCTACTCGACAACCCAAAGGTTTATCAATGGAAGATCGCATCAGCCAGCAGTTGAATGAACTGACGAGTAGCATGAAAACAAAACAGTTTGTTCAGAAGAAGTTCCTAGACTTGTCATTTGAAGGAAAGGAGAGTTGTGGGTCCAATGAGGTCCTAGTGAACCCAAAGCCGGATGATAAAGATGCGTACAAGTCATCTGGGAACAGGCTTAAGGCACCAAGAAACATCTCAAAAAGAAAAACTGTCCCTACTGGTTATTATCAGAAGGAGCATGCTATG GTTAAGAAAAGAGAAGGACTAAGAGCAGGTGAAATGGATAGAAGACAGAAGATCAAGCAATCAGAAATCAGTGATGATGTATGTCACTCGTCAGCTGATCATCCTGCAACTTTTCAGACTTAA
- the LOC141629607 gene encoding protein IQ-DOMAIN 33 isoform X1 yields MGITGELVRSVFSKSRSISTHDTYLKRNNNVWEKKRWKTTVRAYLCGDKMLFSSVLAEEDTASVKSSEATVTQPVLGEVRSTDENEKSHTINSDLLDEDVAATIIQSTFRGFLVRRLRMKETEDLKNEFFEGLESPNRESLATSIDVQTGNSISVISTAEECPSVCTKVQQKTKLPSLFIQKEDWDDSTVDSNVSKMRIQNRLEAMTRRERALAYAFSQQLRMCPKKKQTIFDSTESSMGWTWLERWMATRQPKGLSMEDRISQQLNELTSSMKTKQFVQKKFLDLSFEGKESCGSNEVLVNPKPDDKDAYKSSGNRLKAPRNISKRKTVPTGYYQKEHAMVKKREGLRAGEMDRRQKIKQSEISDDVCHSSADHPATFQT; encoded by the exons ATGGGCATCACAGGAGAGCTAGTTCGAAGCGTCTTTTCCAAAAGCCGGTCCATTAGTACACATGACACTTAT CTGAAGAGGAATAATAACGTGTGGGAGAAGAAAAGATGGAAAACAACGGTAAGGGCATACCTGTGTGGGGATAAGATGCTGTTTAGTTCAGTGCTTGCAGAAGAAGATACAGCATCTGTAAAAAGTTCAGAGGCCACTGTCACTCAACCAGTGCTAGGAGAAGTCAGGTCGACCGATGAAAATGAAAAAAGTCATACTATCAACTCTGACTTACTTGATGAAGATGTTGCAGCAACTATCATCCAGTCAACATTTCGAGGCTTTTTG GTGAGGCGTCTAAGAATGAAGGAAACTGAAGATCTCAAGAATGAGTTTTTCGAGGGGTTAGAAAGTCCAAATAGGGAATCCCTGGCAACATCGATTGATGTTCAAACTGGGAATTCTATCAGTGTTATCTCAACCGCGGAAGAATGCCCTTCAGTTTGTACCAAAGTTCAGCAAAAAACCAAGCTCCCTTCTCTTTTCATCCAAAag GAAGATTGGGATGATAGCACAGTTGACAGCAATGTATCGAAAATGAGGATTCAAAACAGACTTGAAGCAATGACAAGGCGTGAGAGGGCTCTCGCATATGCTTTCTCCCAACAG TTAAGAATGTGTCCAAAGAAGAAACAAACAATATTTGACAGCACAGAATCAAGCATGGGTTGGACCTGGCTTGAACGATGGATGGCTACTCGACAACCCAAAGGTTTATCAATGGAAGATCGCATCAGCCAGCAGTTGAATGAACTGACGAGTAGCATGAAAACAAAACAGTTTGTTCAGAAGAAGTTCCTAGACTTGTCATTTGAAGGAAAGGAGAGTTGTGGGTCCAATGAGGTCCTAGTGAACCCAAAGCCGGATGATAAAGATGCGTACAAGTCATCTGGGAACAGGCTTAAGGCACCAAGAAACATCTCAAAAAGAAAAACTGTCCCTACTGGTTATTATCAGAAGGAGCATGCTATG GTTAAGAAAAGAGAAGGACTAAGAGCAGGTGAAATGGATAGAAGACAGAAGATCAAGCAATCAGAAATCAGTGATGATGTATGTCACTCGTCAGCTGATCATCCTGCAACTTTTCAGACTTAA